Proteins encoded together in one Desulfovibrio sp. window:
- a CDS encoding radical SAM protein, translated as MSSEKLHPMLVFADAAGNIYDHPELEMLVRRGDQLGTPRPDELIPLPPESELFLLPGRSALGFDPESGEVEEMEELAVAAFVSPGHTLSATTAYTVRPGAPILPLFAYGAVGMVGDRFYVCAKRVDQDQRQVFSGIQKKKITSGAKSLLARFPKNRLVNHLAGCALTYCCPAARNFALGRFEAPLPTSRACNASCVGCLSLQAPDSGFPSTQNRIAFKPTPEEVCEVMLAHSERESRPILSFGQGCEGEPLTESALLAESTRLYRQRGGKGTVNVNTNGGLPDTVQGLAEAGFDSMRVSMVSARAKLYEAYTRPKGFGFDEVAQTVANAKNAGLFVSLNFLYHPGVSDTEEELEALGSLIESTKADFVQLRNLNLDPELYAKVVVGSGVGFGASMGLANFMKRLRKRCPWLKYGYFNPWLDLDGRS; from the coding sequence ATGTCATCCGAAAAGCTCCATCCCATGCTGGTGTTCGCCGACGCGGCGGGCAATATCTACGACCATCCTGAGTTGGAGATGCTCGTGCGCCGCGGCGACCAGCTGGGCACACCGCGCCCGGACGAGTTGATCCCTCTCCCCCCGGAGAGTGAGCTGTTCCTTCTTCCCGGCCGCTCGGCCCTGGGGTTCGACCCGGAGTCCGGAGAAGTGGAGGAGATGGAAGAGCTGGCGGTTGCGGCCTTCGTCTCGCCTGGCCACACCCTGTCCGCAACCACGGCCTACACAGTGCGGCCCGGCGCGCCCATCCTGCCGCTTTTCGCGTACGGAGCCGTGGGCATGGTGGGAGACAGGTTCTATGTCTGCGCCAAGCGTGTGGACCAGGACCAGCGCCAGGTGTTCTCCGGCATACAGAAAAAGAAGATCACGTCCGGGGCCAAGTCCTTACTGGCCCGTTTTCCAAAAAATCGGCTGGTGAACCATCTGGCTGGCTGCGCCCTGACATACTGCTGCCCTGCGGCGCGTAATTTTGCTCTTGGCCGTTTCGAGGCCCCGCTTCCAACTTCGCGCGCCTGCAATGCCAGCTGCGTGGGATGCTTGAGCCTCCAGGCCCCTGACAGCGGTTTCCCGTCGACCCAGAACCGCATCGCTTTCAAGCCTACCCCCGAAGAGGTATGCGAAGTAATGCTGGCGCACTCCGAACGCGAATCGCGTCCCATCTTGAGCTTCGGGCAGGGGTGCGAGGGAGAACCACTCACGGAATCAGCCCTCTTGGCTGAATCGACACGGCTGTACAGGCAACGCGGCGGCAAGGGCACCGTGAACGTGAACACCAACGGGGGCCTGCCGGATACGGTGCAGGGCCTTGCGGAAGCAGGGTTCGACTCCATGCGAGTGAGCATGGTCAGCGCGCGCGCCAAGCTCTACGAAGCCTACACCCGCCCCAAAGGCTTCGGATTCGACGAGGTTGCGCAGACTGTCGCCAATGCCAAGAATGCCGGACTCTTCGTGAGTCTCAATTTTCTCTACCACCCGGGAGTGAGCGACACAGAGGAGGAGCTTGAGGCCCTTGGGTCGCTTATCGAAAGCACCAAGGCCGATTTCGTGCAGCTTCGGAACCTGAATCTCGATCCGGAACTCTACGCCAAGGTGGTTGTGGGATCGGGCGTGGGTTTCGGGGCCAGCATGGGTCTGGCCAACTTCATGAAGCGGCTTCGCAAGCGTTGCCCGTGGCTCAAGTACGGATATTTCAACCCCTGGCTGGATCTCGACGGCCGCAGCTGA
- the rpsI gene encoding 30S ribosomal protein S9: MSTDHFYGTGRRKTAVARTRLVPGTGQILINGRPVDEYFPRHALQGIVRQPFNLTRTQGRFDVNATLDGGGISGQAEALRHGISRALLQADPEFRPVLKKAGLLTRDARAKERKKYGQRGARARFQYSKR; this comes from the coding sequence ATGAGCACCGATCATTTCTACGGAACTGGACGCCGCAAGACCGCTGTTGCCCGCACCCGCCTGGTGCCCGGCACCGGACAGATTCTTATCAACGGCCGTCCCGTCGACGAGTACTTTCCCCGGCACGCCCTTCAGGGCATTGTCCGCCAGCCCTTCAACCTGACCAGGACCCAGGGCCGTTTCGACGTGAACGCCACCCTGGACGGCGGCGGCATTTCCGGACAGGCCGAGGCTCTGCGCCACGGCATCTCCCGCGCCCTGCTGCAGGCTGACCCCGAGTTCAGGCCCGTTCTCAAAAAGGCCGGCCTGCTTACCCGCGACGCCCGCGCCAAGGAACGCAAAAAGTACGGCCAGCGCGGCGCCCGCGCCAGGTTCCAGTACTCCAAGCGTTAA
- the rplM gene encoding 50S ribosomal protein L13 codes for MKTYSPSSKEITRDWVIVDASDKVLGRLASLIAQRLRGKHKPEFAPHMDAGDFVVVVNAEKVQVTGRKLDQKMYYRHSGWIGGLKETVLRDMMATKPDQVLIKAVKGMLPKNRLGRQMLKKLKVYSGTEHPHAAQQPKPLA; via the coding sequence ATGAAGACATATAGCCCGAGCAGCAAGGAAATCACCCGTGATTGGGTGATCGTGGACGCCTCGGACAAGGTTCTCGGCCGCCTGGCCAGCCTTATCGCACAGCGCCTGCGCGGCAAGCACAAGCCCGAATTTGCCCCCCATATGGATGCCGGCGATTTCGTGGTGGTGGTCAATGCCGAGAAAGTCCAGGTCACCGGCCGCAAGCTCGACCAGAAGATGTACTACCGCCACAGCGGCTGGATCGGAGGCCTGAAAGAGACCGTCCTCAGGGACATGATGGCCACCAAACCCGACCAGGTGCTGATCAAGGCCGTGAAGGGCATGCTTCCCAAGAACCGCCTGGGCCGCCAGATGCTCAAGAAGCTCAAGGTCTATTCCGGGACCGAGCATCCCCACGCCGCCCAGCAGCCCAAGCCCCTGGCCTAA
- a CDS encoding HD domain-containing protein yields the protein MTSVRKSLLQLIFSGSSMKRWNDKLRPAELMEVDKQAHKMMVAWVLFLLNARGLSPQERTDLCGRIVEGGIFDYLYRLVITDIKPPIFYRIKENPAHYRQLTDWVLTELEPRVRGMGEDFWERLKAYLFEPEADGLDRRILNAAHLYASGWEFNLIKSMNRHDTELMDIEDSFRNGLERYQELAGVPELKEGLFGQSRTPIGHFAQVCGQLRFQKRWSQIPRIPETSVLGHMFIVSCYGYFFSLSVGACPVRAQNNFFGGLFHDLPELLTRDIISPVKKSVEQIGDLIKEYEEKELERVILDPLRRGGYGELVDRLSFFLGLSIGSEFQACAKVDGAVRPVEAWELQEKYNSDEFDPKDGELLKMCDSLAAFLEAYTAIRNGIASDQLQQGLWRIRSKYSSSVLLGKVHVGALLADFD from the coding sequence ATGACAAGCGTACGCAAGAGTCTTCTGCAGCTTATTTTTTCCGGATCGTCCATGAAACGCTGGAACGACAAGCTCCGCCCGGCCGAACTCATGGAAGTGGACAAGCAGGCCCACAAGATGATGGTGGCCTGGGTGCTCTTTCTGCTCAATGCCAGAGGACTCTCCCCGCAGGAGCGGACCGACCTCTGCGGGCGGATAGTGGAGGGGGGCATCTTCGACTACCTCTACAGGCTGGTGATTACCGACATAAAACCCCCTATCTTCTACCGCATCAAGGAAAATCCGGCCCACTACCGCCAACTCACCGACTGGGTTCTGACTGAGCTTGAGCCCCGGGTGCGCGGCATGGGCGAGGACTTCTGGGAGCGGCTCAAGGCGTATCTCTTTGAACCGGAAGCCGACGGGCTGGACCGGCGCATCCTGAATGCCGCCCACCTGTATGCCAGCGGCTGGGAATTCAATCTCATCAAGTCCATGAATCGCCATGACACGGAACTCATGGATATAGAGGATTCCTTCCGCAACGGCCTGGAGCGCTATCAGGAACTGGCGGGTGTGCCGGAACTCAAGGAAGGATTGTTCGGGCAATCACGCACGCCCATAGGCCACTTCGCCCAGGTGTGCGGGCAGCTCAGGTTCCAGAAACGCTGGTCCCAGATCCCGCGGATTCCCGAGACCAGCGTGCTCGGGCACATGTTCATCGTGTCCTGCTACGGGTATTTCTTTTCGCTGTCCGTGGGCGCATGTCCGGTGAGGGCCCAGAACAACTTTTTCGGCGGGCTTTTTCACGACCTGCCGGAACTTCTCACCCGCGACATCATCTCTCCGGTGAAGAAGTCCGTGGAGCAGATCGGAGACCTCATTAAGGAATACGAAGAAAAGGAGCTGGAGCGGGTTATCCTGGACCCGCTGCGGCGGGGCGGCTACGGCGAATTGGTGGATAGACTTTCGTTTTTCCTTGGACTTTCCATAGGATCGGAGTTTCAGGCCTGCGCCAAGGTGGATGGAGCGGTGCGTCCTGTGGAGGCCTGGGAGCTGCAGGAAAAGTACAACAGCGACGAATTCGATCCCAAAGACGGGGAACTTCTTAAAATGTGCGATTCCCTGGCGGCTTTCCTGGAAGCCTACACAGCGATCCGCAACGGTATCGCTTCTGACCAACTGCAGCAGGGGCTTTGGAGGATTCGGAGCAAGTATTCGTCTTCGGTGCTTCTGGGCAAGGTGCACGTGGGCGCGTTGTTGGCCGATTTCGACTAG